Proteins from a genomic interval of Zonotrichia leucophrys gambelii isolate GWCS_2022_RI chromosome 5, RI_Zleu_2.0, whole genome shotgun sequence:
- the AKIP1 gene encoding A-kinase-interacting protein 1, whose translation MAVAREVLERARRRAAGAAPRPGPVLDQDRERLNAAFASIVNLMRGVSKECEKCYRSMATNKCKENEIRHFCKYHGKSVERKMDPTEEEETEGTVEPSQAQACQQRPRRHSKDFYIEVSPGIYSVTAISEDMVEQTHIVDVSAGQSIDLTFVL comes from the exons ATGGCGGTGGCGCGCGAGGTGCTGGAGCGGGCGCGGCGgcgcgcggcgggcgcggccccgCGCCCAGGCCCGGTCCTG GACCAGGACCGGGAACGCCTCAATGCAGCGTTCGCTTCGATTGTGAATTTGATGAGAGGAGTCTCAAAGGAATGCGAG AAGTGCTACAGGTCCATGGCAACCAACAAGTGCAAAGAGAATGAAATCAGACATTTCTGCAAGTACCATGGCAAGTCAGTAGAAAGAAAGATGGATCCCACAGAGGAAGAG gagaCTGAAGGTACTGTAGAACCCAGCCAAGCTCAAGCTTGCCAGCAAAGG CCCAGAAGACATTCCAAAGATTTCTACATTGAAGTTTCTCCTGGCATCTATTCTGTCACAGCAATCTCAGAAGACATGGTGGAACAAACCCACATAGTAGATGTCAGTGCAGGACAAAGTATTGATTTAACTTTTGTCCTGTGA
- the C5H11orf16 gene encoding LOW QUALITY PROTEIN: uncharacterized protein C11orf16 homolog (The sequence of the model RefSeq protein was modified relative to this genomic sequence to represent the inferred CDS: inserted 2 bases in 1 codon), with protein MARLEGSLPRGLRYCSVRPALDKFSCSTVMSTVNPCCRSSFVVYPAWIAEHLTLQRCQWISHCLPSPGPAWKSLGESGGTDSNVPVLARGEQDGFYYPGRVKEEIESEKGMFLVXFAKPLVSRGRHPVCVQKTAQGDILEYVNGMKHSLLPGDRVLAPWEPDRARYGPGTVLRGIETRDPLRASEDEEITVQFWNDNQVKVPRGVALWIPPSLWERIVEMMHMPFTSRVKPRPSQDSDSCIFPCSPKAALIPVCALCSLAKHCLLCSPCWLHSHHHCAGGICCSPAWARCICCSHPCAAAWWPLPSRSLVFQDKAEEAECSSELSPGLLELKGTKQGEAAAVATSSSSSGSERDLKPSPTKGTVGDSAVNTGSTCLEKPRPRNSVRPEGEYWKRSHNKSHSSNSGTFKQPHRKEAVRGNKTKSLLGRAVTLPAGYCSGFTLRHNFTPSQDLEVVQRASWNPKPSPLGTCPVWPQLSRVQCLKPLSRLPEGNSH; from the exons ATGGCTCGTTTGGAAGGGTCCCTGCCCAGGGGTCTCAGGTATTGCAGTGTGAGGCCAGCTTTGGACAAGTTTTCATGTTCCACTGTCATGTCCACAGTaaatccctgctgcaggagttCTTTTGTTGTGTACCCTGCCTGGATTGCTGAGCACCTCACCCTCCAGAG GTGCCAATGGATCAGCCACTGCCtcccctcccctggcccagcatGGAAGAGCCTTGGGGAATCAGGAGGGACAGACAGCAATGTGCCTGTGCTGGCTAGAGGGGAACAAGATGGATTTTATTACCCTGGTAGAGTAAAAGAGGAGATAGAG AGTGAAAAAGGCATGTTCCTGGT GTTTGCCAAACCACTTGTGTCACGTGGAAGGCATCCAGTGTGTGTGCAAAAAACAGCACAGGGTGACATCCTGGAATATGTGAATGGGATGAAGCACTCCTTGCTCCCTGGAGACAGAGTGCTGGCACCCTGGGAGCCAGATAGGGCCAGGTATGGCCCAGGAACTGTCCTCAGAGGCATTGAGACAAGGGATCCCTTACGAG CCTCAGAAGATGAGGAAATTACAGTCCAGTTCTGGAATGACAATCAAGTGAAAGTCCCCCGTGGTGTGGCTCTGTGGATCCCTCCCAGCCTGTGGGAGAGGATTGTGGAGATGATGCACATGCCCTTCACCAGCAGGGTGAAGCCCAGACCAAGCCAAGACTCTGACTCTTGCATTTTTCCCTGCAGTCCCAAGGCAGCCCTGATTCCTGTTTGTGCTCTGTGTAGCCTTGCCAAGCACTGCTtactctgctctccctgctggctACATTCCCACCACCACTGTGCTGGTGGAATCTGCTGCTCACCAGCCTGGGCAAGGTGCATCTgctgcagccatccctgtgctgctgcctggtggcCTCTTCCCTCCAGGTCTCTGGTCTTTCAGGACAAAGCTGAAGAGGCAGAGTGCAGCAGTGAGCTCTCTCCAGGCCTTCTAGAACTGAAAGGCACAAAacaaggagaagctgcagctgtggcaacgtcttcttcctcttctggtTCAGAGAGGGACCTGAAGCCATCCCCCACTAAGGGTACTGTGGGGGACAGTGCTGTTAACACAGGCTCCACCTGTCTTGAAAAGCCCAGGCCGAGGAATTCTGTAAGACCTGAAGGGGAATACTGGAAAAGAAGCCACAACAAGTCCCATTCCAGTAACTCAGGTACCTTCAAACAGccccacaggaaagaagctgtcagagggaacaaaaccaaaagtcTTCTGGGCAGGGCAGTCACTTTGCCTGCAGGTTATTG TTCTGGTTTCACTCTTAGACACAATTTTACTCCTTCCCAGGACCTGGAAGTTGTACAAAGGGCCAGCTGGAATCCAAAGCCATCTCCACTGGGTACGTGTCCAGTGTggccccagctcagcagagtGCAATGTTTGAAACCACTGAGCAGACTCCCAGAGGGCAACTCACACTGA
- the ASCL3 gene encoding achaete-scute homolog 3, which produces MQNLMDGKSYCNLICAEAQHIQLARPFCADPLVTFHVYPEAPSQVPLAEDLAFLPFMSEHLITDTFYSEPCPFPYQVPHSSLHKSEYSYGSAFIRKRNERERQRVKCVNEGYAKLRHHLPKEYVEKRLSKVETLRAAIKYIRDLQSVLCTDSGVAGKGVTEPNQAPKGTNKPAQFLETI; this is translated from the coding sequence ATGCAGAACCTGATGGATGGCAAAAGCTACTGTAACCTCATCTGTGCTGAGGCACAGCACATCCAGCTGGCAAGGCCTTTCTGTGCAGACCCACTGGTCACGTTTCACGTGTACCCAGAAGCACCAAGCCAGGTCCCTTTGGCTGAAGATTTGGCATTCCTGCCTTTCATGTCAGAGCATCTCATCACAGACACCTTCTACAGCGAGCCCTGCCCCTTTCCCTACCAAGTGCCCCACTCCAGTCTGCACAAAAGTGAGTACTCCTACGGCTCAGCTTTCATCAGGAAGAGGAATGAGAGGGAAAGGCAGCGTGTTAAGTGTGTCAATGAAGGCTATGCCAAGCTGAGGCACCACCTGCCCAAGGAGTATGTGGAGAAACGGCTCAGCAAAGTGGAGACCCTGCGTGCTGCCATAAAATACATCAGGGACCTCCAGTCGGTGCTGTGCACTGACTCTGGGGTGGCAGGAAAAGGTGTCACAGAGCCAAACCAGGCTCCTAAAGGCACTAACAAACCAGCCCAGTTTTTGGAGACGATCTGA